Proteins found in one Hyalangium minutum genomic segment:
- a CDS encoding MotA/TolQ/ExbB proton channel family protein encodes MIPIVSGLLDGVILAAGPEKLGVVDSVVKFFKDGGPFMFVNLFWFAASLAVAFERIYTLMFRYNLNAPPFMEQISKLVMTGNVDRAVKLCSAAPNSPLAKVIRAGLTRANRGEIEVAKAVEEAMVEATPHVSARIPWLWSLANIATLVGLVGTIFGLIGTFQALGNVPAEQKQTLLSDGISKAMNNTAFALSIAVLCIVFHLILTSYAKAMVESVELNALKLENLLSRRHAGDTQVDGESRAA; translated from the coding sequence ATGATCCCCATTGTGAGCGGACTGCTGGACGGGGTGATCCTGGCCGCAGGCCCTGAGAAGCTGGGCGTCGTGGACTCCGTCGTGAAGTTCTTCAAGGACGGTGGCCCCTTCATGTTCGTGAACCTGTTCTGGTTCGCGGCCTCGCTCGCGGTGGCCTTCGAGCGCATCTACACGCTGATGTTCCGCTACAACCTCAATGCCCCGCCCTTCATGGAGCAGATCTCCAAGCTGGTGATGACGGGCAACGTGGATCGCGCGGTGAAGCTGTGCAGCGCCGCTCCGAACTCTCCGCTGGCCAAGGTGATCCGCGCCGGCCTCACCCGCGCCAACCGCGGCGAGATTGAAGTGGCCAAGGCGGTGGAGGAGGCCATGGTCGAGGCCACCCCGCACGTCTCCGCGCGCATCCCCTGGTTGTGGTCGCTGGCGAACATCGCCACCCTCGTGGGACTGGTCGGTACCATCTTCGGCCTCATCGGCACGTTCCAGGCGCTCGGTAACGTGCCCGCCGAGCAGAAGCAGACGCTGCTCTCCGACGGTATCTCCAAGGCCATGAACAACACCGCGTTCGCTCTGTCGATCGCGGTGCTCTGCATCGTGTTCCACCTGATCCTCACTTCGTACGCCAAGGCCATGGTGGAGAGCGTGGAGCTCAACGCGCTCAAGCTGGAGAACCTGCTGTCGCGCCGCCACGCTGGGGACACCCAGGTGGATGGCGAGTCCCGGGCCGCCTGA
- a CDS encoding double-CXXCG motif protein, producing MKLYEFKGTEPRFTGNLGNAKHKWGLPGVEPCVVCRAGGGIIGLQYPCVDLSALPASELEKLSDSWPVPFEEFLRLREQVRPFAPMGALLEPGTRMGPLEGPASGHFGQLFMQNPWSLYARREALERLQDAGVRGLKGCPLSVRFRVKRPPELRELELELHGRFHPDCLPPVRKPPCEKCGNDPLTLPERFWLDASSLPADLDVFRLLAAPGFIIATERFVEAVRHLDLDGVIFQELEVPEAVRD from the coding sequence ATGAAGCTCTATGAGTTCAAGGGGACGGAGCCACGCTTCACAGGCAACCTGGGGAATGCGAAGCACAAGTGGGGACTGCCCGGAGTGGAGCCCTGTGTCGTGTGTCGCGCGGGAGGTGGGATCATCGGGCTTCAGTATCCGTGCGTAGACCTGTCGGCTCTTCCGGCCTCGGAGTTGGAAAAGCTGTCCGACTCCTGGCCCGTCCCCTTCGAGGAGTTCCTTCGGCTGCGCGAGCAGGTGCGTCCGTTCGCACCCATGGGCGCCCTGCTGGAACCCGGCACCCGGATGGGGCCCCTGGAGGGTCCAGCCTCGGGCCACTTTGGCCAGCTCTTCATGCAGAACCCCTGGTCGCTCTACGCGCGCCGCGAGGCGCTGGAGCGGCTGCAGGACGCGGGTGTGCGTGGTCTCAAGGGCTGCCCGCTCAGTGTGCGCTTCCGGGTCAAGCGTCCGCCCGAGCTACGAGAGCTGGAGTTGGAACTCCACGGCAGATTTCATCCCGACTGTCTGCCGCCAGTCCGCAAGCCCCCATGCGAGAAGTGTGGCAATGACCCGTTGACCCTCCCGGAGAGATTCTGGCTTGACGCCAGCTCACTGCCTGCTGACCTGGATGTGTTTCGGCTCCTCGCTGCCCCAGGCTTCATCATCGCTACCGAGCGCTTCGTCGAGGCAGTGCGCCATCTGGATCTGGATGGAGTGATCTTTCAGGAACTGGAAGTGCCCGAGGCTGTCCGCGATTGA
- a CDS encoding ExbD/TolR family protein yields the protein MAFYFSRRKLKPREEEESGELNIVPYLDILMNLILFMLLSITGLASFGILNVSAPNYGGPSAGVQQENSDQPKLTLSVLISKQGHFINSENAILGAGGNTPTIPVKADGSYDYEALNAKMVEIKQAFPGESKVIIAADAEVQYETLIGTMDACRETMGKDRHLLFPDVTLGAL from the coding sequence ATGGCGTTCTACTTCTCTCGCCGCAAGCTGAAGCCTCGTGAGGAAGAGGAGTCTGGGGAACTGAACATCGTTCCCTACCTCGACATCCTCATGAACCTCATCCTATTCATGCTGCTGTCGATCACGGGGCTGGCCTCGTTCGGCATCCTCAACGTGAGCGCCCCCAACTACGGCGGGCCCTCCGCGGGCGTGCAGCAGGAGAACTCGGATCAGCCCAAGCTCACCTTGAGCGTGCTGATCTCCAAGCAGGGCCACTTCATCAACAGCGAGAACGCCATCCTCGGCGCGGGCGGCAACACACCCACCATCCCCGTGAAGGCCGACGGCAGCTACGACTACGAAGCCCTCAACGCGAAGATGGTGGAGATCAAGCAGGCCTTCCCCGGCGAGAGCAAGGTCATCATCGCCGCGGACGCCGAGGTCCAGTACGAGACGCTGATTGGCACGATGGACGCGTGCCGCGAGACGATGGGCAAGGATCGCCACCTGCTGTTCCCCGACGTCACCCTGGGGGCCCTGTGA
- a CDS encoding serine hydrolase domain-containing protein has protein sequence MAPWSQGDTPGAAILIIQEGQVVLKKGYGLANLESQKPVTPDTAFLLASVTKQFTAMAVMMLAERGKLKYDDPLSKFFPQFPPYANQITVRHLLHHTAGLPEYEDLFLETGKLDPDYPRSAKAPQSPFEPTSQDTLALLAQVMAPRFAPGEQYEYSNSGYVLLAQIVEKVSGQPFAQFLRQNIFQPLGMNRSLLYDETRPPVPNVATSYLLKNGVYRDIDYTPLNAIYGEDNIYSTIEDLYQWDQALYTEKLVKAATLQEAFTPGTLRDGEATEYGFGWWVHTFLGMNAVGHDGSWLGFKTVILRFPDQRLTVVMLANLHDIDVGDLAFKISKLQLTGNKAQ, from the coding sequence ATGGCTCCGTGGAGCCAGGGCGACACGCCGGGCGCGGCCATCCTCATCATCCAAGAGGGCCAAGTCGTCTTGAAGAAGGGCTATGGCCTCGCCAACCTCGAGAGCCAGAAGCCCGTCACGCCGGACACCGCCTTCCTGCTCGCCTCCGTCACCAAGCAGTTCACGGCCATGGCGGTCATGATGCTCGCCGAGCGCGGCAAGCTGAAGTACGACGATCCGCTGTCAAAGTTCTTTCCCCAGTTCCCGCCCTACGCAAATCAGATCACCGTCCGCCACTTGCTTCACCACACGGCCGGCCTCCCGGAATACGAAGACCTCTTTCTCGAGACCGGCAAGCTCGACCCGGACTATCCACGGTCGGCGAAGGCCCCGCAGAGCCCATTCGAGCCGACCTCCCAGGACACCCTCGCCCTGCTCGCCCAGGTGATGGCGCCCCGCTTTGCCCCCGGAGAGCAGTATGAGTACAGCAACTCCGGCTATGTCCTCCTGGCGCAGATCGTCGAGAAGGTGTCGGGGCAGCCCTTCGCGCAGTTCCTCCGGCAGAACATCTTCCAGCCGCTCGGCATGAACCGGTCGCTCCTCTATGACGAGACGCGGCCCCCCGTTCCCAACGTGGCCACCAGCTACCTGCTCAAGAATGGCGTCTACCGCGATATCGACTACACTCCGCTGAACGCCATCTATGGCGAGGACAACATCTACTCGACCATCGAAGACCTCTATCAATGGGACCAGGCGCTCTACACCGAGAAGCTCGTGAAGGCCGCGACGCTCCAGGAGGCCTTCACCCCGGGGACGCTGCGTGATGGCGAGGCCACCGAGTACGGGTTCGGCTGGTGGGTGCACACGTTCCTCGGCATGAACGCGGTGGGACATGACGGCTCGTGGCTCGGCTTCAAGACCGTCATCCTGCGCTTCCCGGACCAGCGTCTCACGGTCGTCATGCTGGCCAACCTGCACGACATCGACGTGGGAGACCTAGCTTTCAAGATCAGCAAGCTCCAGCTGACCGGGAACAAAGCCCAGTGA
- a CDS encoding DcrB-related protein, whose amino-acid sequence MSSRTMQYGSLQMSLPEGWSDATQIVASGPVEDGFRSSLGYTTEAIRPRETPPQFATRMLAQMREKLEGVQLVAEKPATFGTLGGFLREMTYVAHGMKLAQLHFYVARGGVVHIFTFTQRAERLQASRATAEKLFASATLSAPAEAKPSSLPPSTRSRPQYIEPRHLRIIAA is encoded by the coding sequence ATGAGCTCGCGCACCATGCAGTACGGCAGCCTGCAGATGTCCCTGCCCGAGGGTTGGTCGGATGCGACGCAGATCGTGGCCTCGGGGCCGGTGGAGGACGGGTTCCGGAGCTCGCTGGGGTACACGACGGAGGCGATCCGGCCTCGCGAGACGCCGCCCCAGTTCGCGACGCGGATGCTGGCGCAGATGCGGGAGAAGCTGGAGGGCGTGCAGCTGGTGGCCGAGAAGCCGGCGACGTTCGGGACGCTGGGCGGGTTCCTGCGCGAGATGACGTACGTGGCGCACGGGATGAAGCTGGCGCAGCTGCACTTCTACGTGGCGCGCGGCGGGGTGGTGCACATCTTCACGTTCACGCAGCGGGCCGAGCGCCTGCAGGCGAGCCGGGCGACGGCGGAGAAGCTGTTCGCGTCGGCGACGCTGAGCGCCCCGGCCGAGGCCAAGCCCTCCTCGCTGCCTCCCTCCACGCGCTCCCGTCCTCAGTACATCGAGCCGCGCCACCTGCGCATCATCGCGGCGTGA
- a CDS encoding ExbD/TolR family protein — MRFRKALARKKRKEREAAGEIKELNITAMMDMMTILLVFLLKSFASSSASITASDDVKPPVSSTRATPKDTVAVTITPKNILVGEKEVLRLTNGQVPAEQLQGRLVAPLDAALKKEVEKLKYIADRNPAAPFNRELSVIGDKRVPYDLLLTVLYTAGQNELENYRFVVLQKEEGGQ; from the coding sequence ATGCGCTTCCGCAAGGCCCTGGCGCGCAAGAAGCGCAAGGAGCGCGAGGCGGCCGGCGAGATCAAGGAGCTCAACATCACCGCGATGATGGACATGATGACCATCCTCCTGGTGTTCCTCCTGAAGTCCTTCGCCTCGTCGTCGGCGTCCATCACCGCGTCGGATGACGTGAAGCCGCCGGTGTCCTCCACCCGCGCCACGCCCAAGGACACGGTGGCCGTCACCATCACCCCCAAGAACATCCTGGTGGGTGAGAAGGAAGTGCTGAGGCTGACCAACGGCCAGGTGCCCGCCGAGCAGCTTCAGGGCCGGCTCGTGGCGCCGCTGGACGCCGCGCTGAAGAAGGAAGTGGAGAAGCTGAAGTACATCGCCGACCGCAACCCGGCGGCGCCGTTCAACCGGGAGTTGTCGGTGATCGGGGACAAGCGGGTCCCCTATGATCTGCTCCTCACCGTCCTCTACACTGCGGGCCAGAACGAGCTGGAGAACTACCGCTTCGTGGTGCTCCAGAAGGAAGAGGGCGGGCAGTAG
- a CDS encoding EF-hand domain-containing protein translates to MTTDLQVKKFNYVFKWFDQNGDGWITQDDIEKMVKLFTALADNADHKNKSAMSKGFMNWWNLLLEARENKASEKIGNQEFIRIMDAVVIAPKNFEIAVGYIVDGLLGALDRDGNGSLSQGEYVGMYNALGIPPTTSAEAFRRLDRDSNGEISRAEFHQALFEYYLSADPNAPGNWLLGPMDVLK, encoded by the coding sequence GTGACAACGGATTTGCAGGTCAAGAAGTTCAATTATGTGTTCAAATGGTTCGACCAGAATGGCGATGGATGGATCACCCAGGACGACATCGAGAAAATGGTCAAGCTGTTCACCGCGCTAGCGGACAACGCTGATCATAAGAACAAGAGTGCGATGAGTAAGGGTTTCATGAACTGGTGGAACCTCCTGCTGGAAGCCCGTGAGAACAAGGCGAGCGAGAAGATCGGGAATCAGGAATTCATCCGCATCATGGATGCTGTCGTGATCGCTCCTAAGAATTTCGAGATTGCCGTGGGCTACATCGTCGACGGGTTGCTGGGCGCTCTTGACCGCGACGGCAATGGCAGCCTTTCACAGGGAGAGTACGTAGGGATGTATAACGCGCTTGGAATCCCTCCGACCACCTCCGCCGAGGCCTTCAGGCGGCTCGATCGGGACAGCAACGGCGAGATCAGCCGTGCGGAGTTCCATCAGGCTCTCTTCGAGTACTATCTGAGTGCGGACCCGAACGCTCCCGGCAACTGGCTGCTGGGGCCCATGGATGTACTCAAATAA
- the trmFO gene encoding methylenetetrahydrofolate--tRNA-(uracil(54)-C(5))-methyltransferase (FADH(2)-oxidizing) TrmFO: MSEAKPRVTVIGGGLAGSECAWQLVRRGIPVTLREMKPHKRSPAHKSDMFAELVCSNSLRSDNPESAIGLLHAELRALGSLVLRSADTHRVPAGDALAVEREKFSGEITQAVREHPLVEVVNGEVEHLPEGLVVVATGPLTSDALTQELERHVGQKLYFYDSIAPILSGDSIDMNIAFRQSRYGKGDGDDYLNLPMSKEEYYRFIAEVKAGQKLTPHAFEEPKYFEGCLPIEVMAERGDDTLAYGPMKPVGLMDPRTGQQAYAVVQLRMEDRAGTSWNMVGFQTRLTWGEQKRIFTTCIPGLKEAEFLRMGQIHRNTFIDSPRLLDKDLSLKSERRLFFAGQITGVEGYVESTACGALVALALSARIEGREFVPPPATTALGSLYRHVTGEAHPPDHPHQPSNVIFGLFPPLPGRVKKQDKRARYSARAQEDLATWLPSVAVSQTLQRSA, encoded by the coding sequence ATGTCGGAAGCGAAGCCGCGAGTGACGGTGATTGGGGGCGGGTTGGCGGGCAGCGAGTGTGCCTGGCAGCTCGTGCGACGAGGCATCCCGGTGACGCTGCGGGAGATGAAGCCGCACAAGCGCTCGCCCGCGCACAAGTCGGACATGTTCGCGGAGCTGGTGTGCTCCAACTCGCTGCGCTCGGACAACCCGGAGAGCGCCATTGGCCTGCTGCACGCGGAGCTGCGCGCGCTGGGCTCGCTCGTGCTGCGCAGCGCGGACACGCATCGGGTGCCCGCCGGGGACGCCCTGGCGGTGGAGCGCGAGAAGTTCTCCGGAGAGATCACCCAGGCCGTGCGCGAGCACCCGCTGGTTGAGGTGGTGAACGGAGAGGTGGAGCACTTGCCCGAGGGCTTGGTCGTGGTGGCCACGGGGCCGCTGACCTCGGATGCCCTGACGCAGGAGCTGGAGCGGCACGTGGGGCAGAAGCTCTACTTCTATGACTCCATCGCCCCCATCCTCTCGGGCGACTCCATCGACATGAACATCGCCTTCCGCCAGAGCCGCTACGGCAAGGGCGATGGGGACGATTACCTGAACCTGCCGATGTCGAAGGAGGAGTACTACCGCTTCATCGCCGAGGTGAAGGCGGGCCAGAAGCTGACACCGCACGCTTTCGAGGAACCTAAATACTTCGAAGGCTGTCTGCCGATTGAGGTGATGGCAGAGCGCGGAGACGACACGTTGGCGTATGGGCCCATGAAGCCGGTGGGATTGATGGACCCTCGGACCGGGCAGCAGGCGTACGCGGTGGTGCAGTTGCGCATGGAGGATCGCGCGGGCACCTCGTGGAACATGGTGGGCTTCCAGACCCGGCTCACCTGGGGCGAGCAGAAGCGCATCTTCACCACCTGCATCCCCGGGCTGAAGGAAGCGGAGTTCCTGCGGATGGGGCAGATCCATCGCAACACGTTCATCGACTCGCCGCGCCTGCTGGACAAGGACCTGTCCTTGAAGTCCGAGCGGCGCCTGTTCTTCGCGGGGCAGATCACGGGAGTGGAGGGATACGTGGAGTCCACCGCGTGCGGCGCCCTGGTGGCGCTGGCGCTGAGCGCTCGGATCGAGGGGCGTGAGTTCGTCCCGCCGCCGGCGACCACGGCGCTGGGCTCGCTGTACCGGCACGTGACGGGCGAGGCGCATCCGCCGGACCACCCGCACCAGCCGTCCAACGTCATCTTCGGGCTGTTCCCGCCGCTGCCTGGGCGGGTGAAGAAGCAGGACAAGCGGGCGCGGTACTCGGCGCGGGCCCAAGAGGATCTGGCCACGTGGCTGCCCTCGGTGGCCGTCTCGCAGACCCTTCAGAGGAGCGCGTAA
- a CDS encoding alpha-ketoglutarate-dependent dioxygenase AlkB, producing the protein MPPPSRYGRGPGPKVRQRTPGHHYNGSFLPAADRAEILTWLATLKPLWEERYSKHFPPPPGQTQRRLLRPVYWLGNWQFACLDYYRPPKGVKDRCVRAEPFPPVLQRQVEKIEALARRMFRGPDMPPRWHLNTCLVNFYGSRLEDGRWVDTARVGEHKDFEPGPVASLSLGERALIQFVTSTRPGERDAVVLEQWLDDGSLELFGGVQWKEQTFHRVQRVDTREGHVLPPELPDFQTRRVNFTFRYVPDEHVIPFAKLSPEAREDVRPYMRTLAESSAFFRAELAREQSESNPSSPQTPAR; encoded by the coding sequence ATGCCGCCTCCGAGCCGCTATGGGCGTGGGCCCGGTCCGAAGGTGCGTCAGCGCACGCCTGGGCACCATTACAATGGGAGCTTCCTTCCGGCCGCGGATCGAGCGGAGATCCTCACATGGCTGGCAACGCTGAAGCCACTGTGGGAGGAGCGCTACTCGAAGCACTTCCCGCCGCCGCCGGGGCAGACGCAGCGCCGGTTGTTGCGGCCGGTGTACTGGCTGGGCAACTGGCAGTTCGCGTGCCTCGACTACTACCGGCCTCCGAAGGGGGTGAAGGATCGGTGCGTGCGGGCCGAGCCGTTCCCTCCGGTGCTCCAGCGGCAGGTGGAGAAGATCGAGGCCCTGGCGCGGCGGATGTTCCGGGGGCCGGACATGCCTCCGCGCTGGCACCTCAACACGTGCTTGGTGAACTTCTACGGCAGCCGCTTGGAGGACGGGCGCTGGGTGGACACCGCGCGCGTGGGCGAGCACAAGGACTTCGAGCCTGGGCCCGTGGCCTCGCTGTCACTGGGCGAGCGGGCGCTCATCCAGTTCGTGACGTCCACCCGCCCGGGCGAGCGCGACGCGGTGGTGCTCGAGCAGTGGCTCGATGACGGGTCCTTGGAGCTGTTCGGTGGGGTGCAGTGGAAGGAGCAGACCTTCCACCGGGTGCAGCGGGTGGACACGCGCGAGGGGCATGTGCTGCCGCCCGAGCTGCCCGACTTCCAGACCCGGCGCGTGAACTTCACCTTCCGCTATGTGCCGGACGAGCACGTGATTCCCTTCGCGAAGCTATCTCCCGAGGCCCGCGAGGACGTACGGCCGTACATGCGCACCCTGGCTGAGAGCAGCGCGTTCTTCCGCGCGGAGTTGGCCCGCGAGCAGTCTGAGAGCAATCCCTCGTCTCCTCAGACACCGGCGCGCTGA
- a CDS encoding TIGR02269 family lipoprotein, whose product MARGFRPPLRSPGTSRDWRRAGLRGDARPQMTFHFRYRYGFLPAFPRLEGTLRKHHLFPQANEFREWFRAHGINVHDWTMVIPARAHQRIHGGDGRGGPWNEAWREFMRANLHRRLNQEELIRKAFELTYRFDIVGPIIPYGHALVPQGPQLHAP is encoded by the coding sequence TTGGCGAGAGGTTTCCGCCCTCCGCTGCGCAGTCCTGGCACCAGCCGTGACTGGAGGCGTGCAGGCCTTCGAGGCGATGCCCGTCCCCAGATGACGTTTCACTTCCGCTATCGCTACGGTTTCCTCCCGGCTTTCCCTCGGCTTGAAGGCACGCTGCGCAAGCATCACCTGTTTCCTCAGGCCAACGAGTTCCGCGAATGGTTCCGCGCCCATGGCATCAACGTTCATGATTGGACGATGGTCATCCCAGCCCGGGCCCACCAGCGCATCCATGGTGGCGACGGACGTGGCGGGCCCTGGAACGAGGCCTGGCGAGAATTCATGCGGGCCAATCTTCACCGGCGACTGAATCAGGAGGAACTGATACGCAAAGCCTTTGAGCTGACGTACCGCTTCGACATCGTCGGGCCCATCATCCCGTATGGACATGCGCTTGTCCCACAGGGCCCTCAGCTCCACGCCCCGTAG
- a CDS encoding TraR/DksA family transcriptional regulator: protein MTRANDLIKIRELLQRRRREILHANEGAHRELTALKDQERDPEYEENAQSELADYTLSSLMEAQRREIMLIDAALRRMDTGVFGECVDCGYEIPLDRLEALPFAIRCEEDATRHELETRGGHAAAPSL from the coding sequence ATGACGCGAGCCAATGACCTCATCAAGATCCGCGAGCTGCTCCAGCGCCGCCGCCGGGAGATCCTTCACGCGAACGAGGGGGCCCACCGGGAGCTGACCGCCCTGAAGGACCAGGAACGCGATCCCGAATACGAGGAGAACGCCCAGTCCGAGCTCGCCGACTACACGCTCTCCAGCCTGATGGAGGCCCAGCGCCGGGAGATCATGCTGATCGACGCCGCGCTGCGTCGCATGGACACGGGCGTGTTCGGCGAGTGCGTGGACTGTGGCTACGAGATCCCCCTCGATCGCCTGGAGGCCCTGCCCTTCGCCATCCGGTGCGAGGAGGACGCCACCCGGCACGAGCTGGAGACGCGCGGAGGCCACGCCGCCGCGCCGTCCCTGTAG
- a CDS encoding tyrosine recombinase XerC — MESLSPLLEQFRAYLEHEKGASPHTVRNYLIDLVDYERYLVERMKLSLLAGSHAAIRGYLGTLAVDHAPASRARRLASIKSFYRYLVRQKLLSASPAKLVKSPKLPKSLPKVLPVDEVFAILDMPSLKTVLGLRDKAILEILYGGGLRISELCGLSLLDVDRSGRIVRVMGKGSKERLCPVNAQSIRALEAYLARRGELLATPRPGQDPDALFLNYKGGRLTPRSIARHLDTYVVQCALARKVSPHALRHSFATHLLGGGADVRSIQELLGHASLSTTQRYTHVTVEQLQQVYDAAHPRA; from the coding sequence ATGGAGTCGCTGTCACCCTTGCTGGAGCAGTTCCGGGCTTACCTCGAGCACGAGAAGGGGGCGTCGCCGCACACGGTGCGGAACTACCTCATCGATCTCGTGGACTACGAGCGCTACCTCGTCGAGCGGATGAAGCTGTCGCTGCTGGCGGGCTCGCACGCGGCGATCCGCGGCTACCTGGGCACGCTGGCGGTGGACCATGCGCCGGCGAGCCGCGCGCGGAGGCTGGCGAGCATCAAGTCGTTCTACCGGTACCTGGTGCGGCAGAAGCTGCTGTCGGCCAGCCCGGCGAAGCTGGTGAAGAGCCCGAAGCTGCCCAAGAGCCTGCCGAAGGTGCTCCCGGTGGACGAGGTGTTCGCCATCCTGGACATGCCCTCGCTGAAGACGGTGCTGGGGCTGCGGGACAAGGCCATCCTGGAGATCCTCTATGGAGGCGGCCTGCGTATCAGCGAGCTGTGTGGGCTGAGCCTGCTGGATGTGGATCGGAGCGGGCGGATCGTCCGGGTGATGGGCAAGGGGAGCAAGGAGCGCCTGTGCCCGGTGAACGCGCAGTCCATCCGGGCGCTGGAGGCGTACCTGGCGCGGCGAGGTGAGCTGCTGGCGACGCCTCGGCCGGGACAGGATCCGGATGCGCTCTTCCTCAACTACAAGGGGGGGCGGTTGACTCCGCGCAGCATCGCGCGGCACCTGGACACGTACGTGGTGCAGTGCGCGCTGGCGCGCAAGGTGAGCCCGCACGCGCTGCGCCACTCGTTTGCGACGCACCTGCTGGGCGGCGGAGCGGACGTGCGCAGCATTCAGGAGCTGCTGGGGCACGCGAGCCTGTCCACGACGCAGCGCTACACGCACGTCACCGTGGAGCAGCTGCAGCAGGTGTACGACGCGGCGCACCCGCGGGCCTGA